The following coding sequences lie in one Oncorhynchus gorbuscha isolate QuinsamMale2020 ecotype Even-year linkage group LG10, OgorEven_v1.0, whole genome shotgun sequence genomic window:
- the LOC124045211 gene encoding ATPase inhibitor B, mitochondrial-like, which translates to MARFLRPDVRSLLTTQLRMTSNQLGELGKGAGKGGGGGGSVREAGGALGKKQAAEEEMYFRRKEQEQLAALKQHHQEEIDHHKKEISRLQSEIDRHKGKIRKLNHDD; encoded by the exons ATGGCAAGGTTTTTGAGACCCGACGTTAGGAGTCTACTCACCACACAGCTAAGGATGACATCTAACCAG CTGGGTGAGTTGGGCAAAGGTGCAGGGAAAGGAGGGGGTGGCGGAGGATCTGTCAGAGAGGCAGGAGGAGCCCTTGGAAAGAAACAGGCTGCAGAGGAGGAAATGTACTTCAG ACGTAAAGAGCAGGAACAGTTGGCTGCACTGAAGCAGCACCACCAAGAGGAGATTGATCACCATAAGAAGGAGATTTCGAGGCTGCAGAGCGAGATTGACCGTCACAAGGGGAAAATTAGAAAGCTGAATCATGATGATTGA